CTCCCGCAGGAGTTAGAGCGCAGGCTTTGAAAAGCGATGGAAAAATGGTTGATGACTTTTTAATTCTTAATGGCAACAAAGCCATGCACGTATGTAATGCGCCTTCCCCTGCTGCAACAGCTTCAATCGAAATTGGGAAGCACATTGTGGCTCAATTGCCTAATCTAGTGTGAAAATTATCATAAACTCATGATAATTTGAGCGAAAAGGCGATCGCATGACTAAATGTTAAAAATATACTATTGACCCACTCCCCGAATAGCTGTTAATTTGATTAACGCGATTACGCTACACATAGCCTTATCGTTGTTCACTATAAAATTTTGAGGTGTTATTTTCGTTGATTGACCAATCTTCGTTTTCACCACCAATTATTAGTTTGTCGATTTGCACAAATTCTCTACTAAGCTGATTCATGGCATTGATCAAAATGTCGACCGCGATTAAATCACTTGTGCCAAGATCGAACCAACATCGACCCCATACTCCTAAATATTCAATTTCTCCCATGTTGTGCATGGGCGACATCAGAGCATTATCTAAACTTTCTTGGTCGTATTCCATATAGCTGATCTCTACACCCACATCCTGGACGAGCAAATTCTCAGCATTATAGCCTCCCAGCTTACCAAGATAAAACCAAGAATCAAATAGCTCTTCTATGTATTGTTGTTCCCTTCTCGAAGGCACTGTAGGAAACTCTAACCAAATCCATAAATCGAAAGGGTTGAATTCCCGAAATTGTATTTCCATGATTTTTAAGTAATAAAGAATTTTTTAGTAGAGTTGATTTGTTTCCATTTCCCAATTACTTTATATTTAACGCTACATTTTTGTCCGAACCGTAAAAGTATAGTCGCTACCTGCTTCAAGCTGGTAATCGCAACGCTCTAAAAATCTTTCCAAGGGTTCTCGAATCAAAGCTCTTCCCAAAGAAGGTTGAACAGATAGCCGACGTTGACGAAATCGCCAGCGAAATTGCCATTCGTATTCAGCAGCTTTGACCTCTCC
This DNA window, taken from Pleurocapsa sp. FMAR1, encodes the following:
- a CDS encoding DUF3531 family protein, with translation MEIQFREFNPFDLWIWLEFPTVPSRREQQYIEELFDSWFYLGKLGGYNAENLLVQDVGVEISYMEYDQESLDNALMSPMHNMGEIEYLGVWGRCWFDLGTSDLIAVDILINAMNQLSREFVQIDKLIIGGENEDWSINENNTSKFYSEQR
- a CDS encoding DUF3146 family protein, whose protein sequence is MNCSYLPETIAHVRITQQSLPMGKIEGEVKAAEYEWQFRWRFRQRRLSVQPSLGRALIREPLERFLERCDYQLEAGSDYTFTVRTKM